Genomic window (Bacillus pumilus):
CTGTCTTGCTTTTCTCCTTTTCAAGCGGCTGACCAAACATCATAGCTGAGAAAATATCTTTTTGCGCCATATCACATGTTCCTTTCTACTAATGGTATATCAATACTCTATGAAAAATGTGAGAGGAAAGGTTAGACGTTTGTATTGCCAAGGAGAAAAAAATAAGGTAAAATTAGTACCAGATACTAATATAAGATCACAATATCACATGCTCGTATGAGTAAAAGGAGTCTTATTCAATGAATGCTGGAATTATTGGCCTTGGCCGCTATATACCTGAAAAAGTATTAACAAATCATGATTTAGAAAAAATGGTTGAAACTTCTGACGAGTGGATTCGTACTAGAACAGGTATAGAAGAAAGAAGAATTGCTTCTGATGATGTCAATACATCTCATATGGCGCTCGCTGCTGCAAAAAAAGCATTAGCTGAAGCAGATGTGGCTGCAGAAGATATCGATATGATTCTTGTGGCGACAGTCACGCCAGATCAAGCATTTCCGACAGTCGCTTGTATGATTCAAGAGCAGCTCGGTGCACATAAAGCATGTGCAATGGATATTAGCGCTGCGTGTGCTGGCTTTATGTATGGGCTTGTTACTGGAAAACAATTTATCGAATCAGGAACTTTCAAGCACGTGCTTGTCGTTGGCGTTGAAAAACTTTCTCGCATTACCGACTGGGATGACCGCAATACAGCTGTTTTGTTTGGAGATGGAGCTGGAGCTGCCGTGTTAGGAGAAGTCAGCGAAGGCAAAGGAATTCTGTCATTTGAACTTGGAGCCGATGGAAGCGGCGGGAAGCACTTGTACTTAGATGAAAAAGATCATACAATCATGAATGGACGAGAAGTATTTAAATTTGCTGTAAGACAAATGGGCGAGTCAAGTGTGAATGTCATCGAAAAAGCTGGACTATCAAAAGAAGACGTTGATTTCTTGATCCCTCATCAAGCAAATATTCGTATTATGGAAGCAGCACGTGAACGCTTAGAGCTTCCGGTTGAAAAAATGTCGAAGACGGTCCATAAATATGGAAACACATCAGCAGCATCCATTCCAATTTCACTATGTGAAGAAATCGAAGCCGGAAAAATTCATGACGGTGATGTGATTGTAATGGTTGGTTTTGGTGGCGGATTAACGTGGGGCGCAATCGCTATGCGATGGGGCCGATAAAAGAGTGAGGTGCACAGATTAATGGATAAAAAACGAGTAGTTGTTACAGGATTAGGTGCTTTGACACCTCTTGGCAACGATGTAGAGTCAACATGGAAAAATGCTTTAGCTGGTGTATCAGGAGTTGGACCAATCACACGTGTCGATTCAAGTGAATATACCGCTAAAGTGGCTGCAGAACTAAAAGATTTTAACATTGAAGATTACATGGAGAAAAAAGAAGCGCGAAAAATGGCACGCTTTACGCAATATGCAGTTGTTGCTGCTCAAAAGGCTTTAGAAGATTCACGTCTTGAAATCACAGATGAAATCGCACCGCGTGTTGGTGTATGGGTGGGCTCTGGAATTGGCGGACTTGAAACATTTGAAGAGCAGTTTGAAGTGTATTCAAATAAAGGGGCAAGACGCGTAAGCCCATTCTTCGTCCCAATGATGATTCCAGATATGGCAACAGGCCAAATTTCAATTGCACTTGGCGCAAAAGGAGTTAACTCTTGTACTGTCACAGCATGTGCAACAGGTACAAACTCAATTGGTGATGCATTTAAGGTCATTCAGCGCGGAGATGCAGATGCGATGATCACAGGCGGAACAGAAGCGCCATTAACAAAAATGTCGTTTGCTGGCTTCTGTGCGAACAAAGCCCTTTCGACAAATCCTGATCCGAAGACAGCAAGCCGTCCATTTGACAAAAACCGTGACGGATTTGTGATGGGTGAGGGTGCTGGAGTTATCGTTCTTGAAGAATTAGAGCATGCGTTAAAACGTGGTGCGACGATCTATGCAGAAATTGTTGGATATGGTTCAACTGGAGATGCGTATCATATTACAGCACCAGCTCCAAACGGAGAAGGCGGCGTTCGCGCAATGAAGGAAGCTCTTCGGGATGCTGGTTTGTCTGTGGAAGAAATTGATTATATCAATGCTCACGGAACAAGCACACCTTACAATGATAAATTTGAAACAATGGCGATTAAAGAAGTGTTCGGAGAGCATGCGAATCAGCTTGCCATCAGTTCGACAAAATCTATGACAGGTCACTTACTTGGCGCAGCAGGTGGAGTAGAAGCTATTTTCTCTGTTCTTGCAATCAAAGACAGTGTCATTCCTCCAACCATTAACCTTGAAACACCGGATGAAGAATGTGATCTTGATTATGTGGCGAATGAAGCACGTTCAAAAGAAGTACAAGTGGCTTTAAGTAACTCACTTGGTTTCGGCGGACATAATGCGACAATTATCTTTAAAAAATACGAAGCGTAATATTTCCTAAAAAAGCGGCGATCCATAAACAGATCGCCGCTTTTTTGCATATGATGAAAATGGAGGTGTTTAGCGGTATGGGTCTAGTCAATACACAATATCTCATTCATCAATCATCATCATTTCAGGAGCTTGCGACGCGCTTTGTTCCTTATTTTAAAGGGGCGGAGGAAAAGGAATGGTCCTCTATTCTCTCTCACCTGCAGCATCATGGCATGATTCGATCCTTTAGACCGTGCAAAGACATGATCGACAAGCTCAAAGAAAAAGGGTACTTCCAGCTCGTCATGAAAGAATACCAAACGCTACAAAAGCAGTGGAAAGGTCCAGACATTCCGGTCTTTATTTTACCAGTCAATGAGAGCAGCAGAGAAATTAGAGAGCAATTTTACTATCAATCCGGTATGGCATTTGACGATAAGGTTTTTCTCTTTTTGTCGCCAAATACCCCGAAAGAACGTATCGGTACATTAATGACTCATGAATATCATCATGTATGCAGGTTGCATTTTCTCACAAAAGAAGAAAAAGATTTTACATTCCTTGATACAATCATCATGGAGGGGCTCGCTGAATATGCTGTGTATCATAGATACGGAAATAGCTATACAGCTAAATGGACGACACTCTATGACGAAACGCAGCTTCAGCGCATGTATAAGAAATGGGTATCCAGTCATCTTGATCAAAAAGTGCAGGACGACGAAAGGCTGATACAGAACCTCCTTTATGGAAAAGGGAACTACCCCAAAATGCTTGGTTACACCACTGGCTTTTACATCGTCAAAAAGTATTTCAGTGAGCACCGAATCAGCGAGGAGTCAATGATTGCAGAGCCGGCTGAAACTTTTTTAAAGGCGATAGACTCATGGAGTAAATAAAACACATAAAAAGTGACATATTACAAATTTACTAAATACTGCTTGATTTCGTCATAACAATGTAATAATATACAAATATAAATTTTGATAATTCTTTTTATTCTAAAAACATGGAATATTTTATTCGATTCTATTGATCTATCGAGAAAGGGGCGAATGAATGAGCACGCTACTTGAAGTGCAAAATTTAAAAACATATTTTTTTAGAAAAAAAGAGCCTATACCTGCTGTTGATGGCGTTGATTTCAGCATTAGCAAAGGAGAAACTGTTGCACTTGTCGGTGAGTCTGGGTCTGGTAAAAGCATTACGTCCTTATCCATTATGGGTTTGATTAACGGTACTGGTGGAAAAATAATGGACGGTTCCATCAAGCTTGATGGGAAGGACCTTGTTACATATGGAGAAAAGGAATTATGCAGCATTCGTGGTAATGACGTATCTATGATCTTTCAGGAACCTATGACCTCACTTAACCCTGTCCTAACCATCGGGGAGCAAATAACAGAAATCCTCATTTACCACAAAAAACTTTCAAAAAAAGAAGCGACCAAAAAGGCGATTGATCTGCTGAAGCTTGTTGGTTTTTCCAGGCCAGAACAAATTATCAAAGATTATCCGCACCGTTTATCAGGCGGCATGCGGCAAAGAGTGATGATTGCCATTGCGCTAAGCTGTGATCCGAAGCTTCTCATTGCAGATGAACCGACGACTGCCCTAGATGTAACGATACAAGCCCAGGTACTCACATTGATGAAAGATTTATGCTCGACATTTGGTACATCGATCCTTCTCATTACTCATGATTTAGGTGTCGTGTCTGAAGTGGCAGATCGAGTGATTGTCATGTACTGCGGACAGGTTGTTGAAAATGGGACCGTCGAAGAGTTATTTGATGAGCCGCTACATCCATACACAGAAGGGCTGCTTGAATCGATTCCTGTCATTGACGGAGAGATACAGCCTTTAACGGCGATCAAAGGGAATGTCCCTGCGCCAGATCAGCTTCCAGCCGGCTGCCGCTTTGCTCCAAGATGTCCGAAAGTGATGGAGCGCTGTCTAGGAGAACTGCCCAAGCTGAGGACATTTGAAAATGGCAGAAGCGTCAGATGCTTCTTATATGAGGAGGCAGATCAAGCATGACCCTTGCTCAAAATCAACCACAGGCAACAGATCTAACAGAGAAAGAAACCATCCTTGAACTGAAACAGATCAAAAAACATTTTCCGATTAAAGCGGGCGTCTTTCAGAAAAAAGTCGGCGCAGTCAAAGCTGTTGACGGCATAGATTTGAAGATTTATAGAGGTGAAACGTTAGGGATAGTTGGGGAATCAGGATGCGGTAAATCGACATTAGGCCGGACAATGATTCGTTTATATGAGCCAACTGAAGGTCAAATCCTTTTTAAAGGGCAAGACATCTCCCGCGTATCAGAATCAATGCTAAGACAATCAACACGAAAAAACATCCAAATGGTTTTTCAAGATCCCTATGCATCACTCAACCCTAGAAAAACACTTCGAAGCATCATCAAAGAACCCTACAAAACACATCACTTATATTCCTTAAAAGAAAGAAATGAAAAAGTAGAACAGCTTTTATCAAAGGTGGGTCTTCACCCGAGCTTTGCAAACCGCTACCCCCATGAATTTTCTGGTGGGCAGAGGCAGCGAATCGGTATCGCTCGTGCGCTTGCTATGAATCCCGAAATGATCATCGCAGATGAGCCGGTATCAGCACTTGATGTATCCATTCAGGCACAGGTCATTAATTTGATGGAGGAGCTTCAGGAGGAGTTTGACCTGACGTATCTATTTATCTCTCACGATTTAAGTGTAGTCAGACACATTAGTGATAGAGTGGGCGTCATGTATCTTGGCAAAATGATGGAGCTTGCCGATAAGCACAGCCTGTACGATGAGCCGCTCCATCCATATACACAAGCACTTCTTTCATCCGTTCCAGTTACCCGTAAAAAAGGCCAGGTCAAAAGAGAACGAATCATGCTTCAAGGCGATCTGCCAAGTCCTGCAAATCCGCCAAAAGGCTGCGTGTTCCACACAAGGTGCCCGCATGCGAAACAAATTTGTAAAGAAAAAATACCAGCATTTCAGGAATTAAAAACGAACCATTTTGTTGCCTGCCACCTCTACGACGCTTAATCAGCTTGTATGAGTTCATCTTTGAGAGGGGGATGAAGCAGCATCTGTCGTTATTTCTAAAAAAGAATAGGGGGAATTGGATATGAAAGGTAGAAATCGAAAATCCATTTTGGTCAGTTTACTACTGATCTTTACACTCATACTGGCAGCTTGCTCTAGTGGGAATAAAACATCTGGAGACAGTGAAAAGAAATCAACTGGTAAACCTGTACAAGGCGGAGACCTTGTGATCGGTTCCATCGCAGAACCAACATTATTTAACTCGCTTTATTCAACAGATGTGGCAAGCTCTGATATTGAAGAAAGAATCTACAGCTTCTTACTTCAAACTGACGGAAAGCTGAACCCACAGCTGTCGCTGGCAGAAGATATTAAAGAATCCGATGATGGCAAGCAGTTTGATGTAACCATTAGAAAAGGCGTGAAGTTTCATGATGGTGAAGAACTGACGGCTGATGATGTTGTGTTTACATACAGCATTCCGATCAATAAGGACTACAACGGGGAGCGCGGATCAGGATTTGAAGTATTAGAATCTGTTAAAAAGACAGGGGATTACTCAATCGAATTCAAGCTCAATAAAAAAGATCCCTATTTCTATAATGTCACTCTAGGAAGCTATGGCATTTTGCCTAAGCATATATTAGGTGATGTGCCTGTAAAGGATCTCGGTGAAAATGAATTTAACCGAAAAAAACCAATTGGGTCAGGTCCATTTAAATTTGCTGAGTGGAAAGAGGGGGACTACGTCAAACTAGAAGCGTTTGACGATTATTGGGATGGACGTCCTTACCTTGATACCGTCACAATTAAAACCATTCCTGATCAGAATGCAGCGATTGCCCAACTGTCAGCAGGGGATATTGATTTCTTTGCTGTACCGGGATCCGAGCTGCAAACAGCCGAAAAAGTGAGCAACATTAAAATTGAATCTGATCTAGGGCTCAATTATTCATACATTGGCTGGAACCAGAAAAATGAACTCTTTAAAAGTAAAAAGGTCCGCCAAGCACTGACGCATGCCATTGATCGCCAAACGATTGTTGATCAAGTGTTAGATGGAGACGGCAAAGTAGCCAACATTCCAGAAAGTCCGCTTTCATGGAACTATCCAAAGAACGAAAGTGTTCCCGTGTTTGAATTTGATCAAGAAAAAGCGAAAAAGATGCTGAAAGAAGAGGGCTGGGAGGACACAGATGGAGACGGCTATCTTGATAAGGACGGCAAGAAATTCTCCTTTGTCATAAAGACGAACCAAGGAAATAAAGTTCGTGAAGACATTGCTGTCGTTGTCCAGCAGCAGCTCAAAGAAATCGGTGTGGAAGCGAAGCCGCAAATTGTGGAATTCAGTGCACTCATTGAGCAGACGACACCGCCTAAGTGGGATTATGATGCGTTGCTTCTCGGCTGGAGCCTTGCCACATTCCCAGATCAATTCAGTATCTTCCACTCGAGCCAGTCAGAAAAAGGCTTGAATAACATTTGGTATAAAAATGAAGAGGTCGACAAGCTGTTAGTCGATGCTAAAAATTTAAGCGATCGAAAAGATTATTCAAAGGCATATGAAAAAATTTATCAACTGATCGCAGAGGATCAGCCATATACGTTCCTTTACTATGCAAACTCACATCGCGCGATGCCATCTAATCTCCAAGGCTACTCTTACCACCCGAAAGATGAGTATTACAAAATCGAGAAATGGTGGATTGAACAGTAGGCTGTTAGCGAAGAAGGGGGCTTCTCCCCTTTCAGCGTGAAGATAATTCTTTTCAACTTGTGTCGGTTTGGCGTTTAGATGTCAAGAATTCTCATATCACGCTGAAAAGAAGACAGAGGGCTAAAATAAAGATCATTTTAGCCCTTTTTCATCATAGTATGGAGATCCGATGAAAAAGGAGTTGTGCATATGGTTACATATATCATTAGAAGGACACTTCTTTCCATTCCTATCTTATTTGGGATTACCATTTTGTCCTTCGCTATTATGAAAGCAGCACCGGGCGATCCGATGTCGCTCATGATGGACCCGACCATTAGTGCCGCAGACCGGGAAGCCTTTATTGATAAGTACGGCTTGAACGATCCTGAATATGTGCAATATATGAAATGGCTTGGCAATATGCTTCAAGGTGACTTTGGCACCTCCATTGTCAAAAAGGGAACGCCCGTGGCTGATTTGATTTTTGCCCGGCTGCCAAATACCCTCATCCTCATGATCTTTTCTACATTAGTCGCCCTGATCATCGCCATCCCATTTGGTGTTCTTTCAGCAAAACGCCCATATACAAAGCTTGACTATGGCATTACGGTTACATCTTTTATCGGACTGGCTATTCCGAACTTTTGGTTTGGACTCATTCTGATTATGGTTTTATCTGTGAATTTAGGATGGTTTCCGACAGGCGGTGTTTCGACCTTAAATGCCGATTTTAATGTGTTTGACAGGCTCCAT
Coding sequences:
- a CDS encoding ABC transporter ATP-binding protein, which produces MTLAQNQPQATDLTEKETILELKQIKKHFPIKAGVFQKKVGAVKAVDGIDLKIYRGETLGIVGESGCGKSTLGRTMIRLYEPTEGQILFKGQDISRVSESMLRQSTRKNIQMVFQDPYASLNPRKTLRSIIKEPYKTHHLYSLKERNEKVEQLLSKVGLHPSFANRYPHEFSGGQRQRIGIARALAMNPEMIIADEPVSALDVSIQAQVINLMEELQEEFDLTYLFISHDLSVVRHISDRVGVMYLGKMMELADKHSLYDEPLHPYTQALLSSVPVTRKKGQVKRERIMLQGDLPSPANPPKGCVFHTRCPHAKQICKEKIPAFQELKTNHFVACHLYDA
- the fabF gene encoding beta-ketoacyl-ACP synthase II; this encodes MDKKRVVVTGLGALTPLGNDVESTWKNALAGVSGVGPITRVDSSEYTAKVAAELKDFNIEDYMEKKEARKMARFTQYAVVAAQKALEDSRLEITDEIAPRVGVWVGSGIGGLETFEEQFEVYSNKGARRVSPFFVPMMIPDMATGQISIALGAKGVNSCTVTACATGTNSIGDAFKVIQRGDADAMITGGTEAPLTKMSFAGFCANKALSTNPDPKTASRPFDKNRDGFVMGEGAGVIVLEELEHALKRGATIYAEIVGYGSTGDAYHITAPAPNGEGGVRAMKEALRDAGLSVEEIDYINAHGTSTPYNDKFETMAIKEVFGEHANQLAISSTKSMTGHLLGAAGGVEAIFSVLAIKDSVIPPTINLETPDEECDLDYVANEARSKEVQVALSNSLGFGGHNATIIFKKYEA
- a CDS encoding beta-ketoacyl-ACP synthase III — protein: MNAGIIGLGRYIPEKVLTNHDLEKMVETSDEWIRTRTGIEERRIASDDVNTSHMALAAAKKALAEADVAAEDIDMILVATVTPDQAFPTVACMIQEQLGAHKACAMDISAACAGFMYGLVTGKQFIESGTFKHVLVVGVEKLSRITDWDDRNTAVLFGDGAGAAVLGEVSEGKGILSFELGADGSGGKHLYLDEKDHTIMNGREVFKFAVRQMGESSVNVIEKAGLSKEDVDFLIPHQANIRIMEAARERLELPVEKMSKTVHKYGNTSAASIPISLCEEIEAGKIHDGDVIVMVGFGGGLTWGAIAMRWGR
- a CDS encoding ABC transporter permease produces the protein MVTYIIRRTLLSIPILFGITILSFAIMKAAPGDPMSLMMDPTISAADREAFIDKYGLNDPEYVQYMKWLGNMLQGDFGTSIVKKGTPVADLIFARLPNTLILMIFSTLVALIIAIPFGVLSAKRPYTKLDYGITVTSFIGLAIPNFWFGLILIMVLSVNLGWFPTGGVSTLNADFNVFDRLHHILLPAFVLATADMAGLTRYTRSSMLDVMRQDYIRTARAKGFRENKVIFKHGLRNGLMPVITIFGLMVPSFIGGAVVVEQIFTWPGLGKLFIDSAFSRDYPVIMAMTVISAVLVVVGNLIADILYAIVDPRIEY
- a CDS encoding peptide-binding protein, with the translated sequence MKGRNRKSILVSLLLIFTLILAACSSGNKTSGDSEKKSTGKPVQGGDLVIGSIAEPTLFNSLYSTDVASSDIEERIYSFLLQTDGKLNPQLSLAEDIKESDDGKQFDVTIRKGVKFHDGEELTADDVVFTYSIPINKDYNGERGSGFEVLESVKKTGDYSIEFKLNKKDPYFYNVTLGSYGILPKHILGDVPVKDLGENEFNRKKPIGSGPFKFAEWKEGDYVKLEAFDDYWDGRPYLDTVTIKTIPDQNAAIAQLSAGDIDFFAVPGSELQTAEKVSNIKIESDLGLNYSYIGWNQKNELFKSKKVRQALTHAIDRQTIVDQVLDGDGKVANIPESPLSWNYPKNESVPVFEFDQEKAKKMLKEEGWEDTDGDGYLDKDGKKFSFVIKTNQGNKVREDIAVVVQQQLKEIGVEAKPQIVEFSALIEQTTPPKWDYDALLLGWSLATFPDQFSIFHSSQSEKGLNNIWYKNEEVDKLLVDAKNLSDRKDYSKAYEKIYQLIAEDQPYTFLYYANSHRAMPSNLQGYSYHPKDEYYKIEKWWIEQ
- a CDS encoding DUF2268 domain-containing protein gives rise to the protein MGLVNTQYLIHQSSSFQELATRFVPYFKGAEEKEWSSILSHLQHHGMIRSFRPCKDMIDKLKEKGYFQLVMKEYQTLQKQWKGPDIPVFILPVNESSREIREQFYYQSGMAFDDKVFLFLSPNTPKERIGTLMTHEYHHVCRLHFLTKEEKDFTFLDTIIMEGLAEYAVYHRYGNSYTAKWTTLYDETQLQRMYKKWVSSHLDQKVQDDERLIQNLLYGKGNYPKMLGYTTGFYIVKKYFSEHRISEESMIAEPAETFLKAIDSWSK
- a CDS encoding ABC transporter ATP-binding protein, whose protein sequence is MSTLLEVQNLKTYFFRKKEPIPAVDGVDFSISKGETVALVGESGSGKSITSLSIMGLINGTGGKIMDGSIKLDGKDLVTYGEKELCSIRGNDVSMIFQEPMTSLNPVLTIGEQITEILIYHKKLSKKEATKKAIDLLKLVGFSRPEQIIKDYPHRLSGGMRQRVMIAIALSCDPKLLIADEPTTALDVTIQAQVLTLMKDLCSTFGTSILLITHDLGVVSEVADRVIVMYCGQVVENGTVEELFDEPLHPYTEGLLESIPVIDGEIQPLTAIKGNVPAPDQLPAGCRFAPRCPKVMERCLGELPKLRTFENGRSVRCFLYEEADQA